Proteins encoded by one window of Agrobacterium vitis:
- a CDS encoding MATE family efflux transporter, with translation MTSSTTKMAADLNDPRIKRLVMTVALPAVAGLTASAAHHAVNAMFIGALGPQALAGVSLVLPLFLLVSAATEGLGIGLATLLARSLGQGDVKAASSVAVTALVAAVPMGIVLSTLIYLALPAFVQAVGGEGDLIASGLIYGRLIAFGVTLGMLQAICDFIAIAEGNSRFSMAVLIASFALNIALDPVFIFLLDFREAGAAIATMVSTVAALLAYAVYFYRKRGNVRIDLSLIRWHLLKPISSIGIPACATSIVTGLGFMVLLRQASQSGGETGVAAIAIAIRLIAFGQLPVFGFCLGAQSVVSHAVGLGDDQRIKATIRFMLMVTIPVALCYSTLLLVAAGPIARLFTASPEVAAQTAACLRLLFPVFPLAAFQSVLLVMLQSRGRAGLSAIMGLAPNGYMLIPLLMLLPAWLGFIGVAIAPAAAAVLTAALGIVVARREWATILPTSDGPLSGLSALHPETRGLS, from the coding sequence ATGACGTCTTCAACGACGAAAATGGCGGCGGATCTCAACGATCCGCGCATCAAACGGCTGGTGATGACTGTTGCCCTGCCCGCCGTGGCAGGGCTGACGGCCAGCGCCGCCCACCACGCCGTCAACGCCATGTTCATTGGCGCATTGGGGCCGCAGGCGCTGGCAGGCGTCAGCCTCGTGCTGCCGCTGTTCCTGCTGGTTAGCGCTGCAACGGAAGGCTTGGGCATCGGGCTTGCGACGCTTCTGGCGCGCTCACTCGGTCAGGGCGATGTGAAGGCCGCGTCCTCGGTGGCGGTAACGGCGCTGGTTGCCGCCGTGCCGATGGGCATCGTGCTATCCACGCTGATTTATCTTGCCTTGCCCGCTTTCGTGCAGGCGGTGGGCGGTGAAGGCGACCTTATCGCCTCGGGCCTGATCTATGGACGGCTGATCGCCTTTGGCGTAACGCTCGGCATGTTGCAGGCGATCTGCGATTTCATTGCCATTGCCGAGGGCAATTCCCGTTTCTCGATGGCGGTGTTGATCGCCAGCTTCGCCCTCAACATCGCGCTTGATCCGGTGTTCATTTTCCTGCTCGATTTTCGGGAAGCGGGCGCGGCCATTGCCACCATGGTATCGACGGTTGCCGCTCTTCTGGCCTATGCCGTTTATTTCTACCGCAAGCGGGGCAATGTCAGAATTGATCTGAGCCTGATCCGCTGGCACCTGCTGAAGCCGATCTCCAGCATCGGCATACCGGCCTGCGCCACCAGCATCGTCACCGGCCTCGGCTTCATGGTGCTGTTGCGTCAGGCAAGCCAAAGCGGCGGTGAAACAGGCGTTGCCGCCATTGCCATTGCCATCCGGCTGATCGCCTTCGGGCAGTTGCCGGTTTTCGGCTTCTGCCTCGGCGCGCAAAGCGTCGTCAGCCATGCCGTGGGGCTGGGTGATGACCAGCGGATCAAGGCCACCATTCGCTTCATGCTGATGGTCACCATTCCCGTTGCTCTCTGCTACTCCACGCTCTTGCTGGTCGCAGCCGGACCCATCGCCCGGCTGTTCACCGCAAGCCCTGAGGTTGCCGCGCAAACCGCCGCCTGTCTTCGTCTGCTGTTTCCGGTTTTTCCGCTGGCAGCCTTCCAATCCGTCCTTCTGGTCATGCTGCAATCGCGCGGACGGGCTGGCCTTTCAGCCATCATGGGGCTGGCACCGAATGGCTACATGCTGATCCCGCTGCTTATGCTTTTACCGGCCTGGCTCGGCTTTATCGGCGTTGCAATTGCGCCTGCCGCCGCTGCGGTGCTGACCGCGGCTCTCGGCATTGTCGTCGCCCGCCGCGAATGGGCGACCATACTTCCTACCAGTGACGGCCCACTTTCCGGCCTGTCCGCGCTCCATCCCGAGACAAGAGGTTTGTCATGA
- a CDS encoding GNAT family N-acetyltransferase, whose protein sequence is MRVEWDGAVIAHGRITWSDTPRLIVEALSTDQNLSWQAQGEPTLGALIEAILTCHPEIHTLAVDLPEGVDGTHFAACGMLLPTESGWFSKGQGFFQQPALWLGHVPPAYPDIPVMTNGILHPMRPPKPVGPVYSRFIPWLDKVLGFHVASPEADLPHFHRWMNDPRVAAIWEDNGTLSQHRDFLENRLADPRTLPLIGTFDNVPFGYFELYWAKEDRLGPHYDADSHDRGWHVAIGEDAFRGKPYVSAWLPSLMHYMFLADPRTRRIVGEPIHHHHQQIRNLDRSGFAKIKHVQFSHKKALLVMLLRERFFADQLLSPDLTGLLDKNGLNVPGSLARGSL, encoded by the coding sequence GTGCGCGTCGAATGGGACGGCGCTGTCATTGCTCATGGACGCATTACCTGGTCAGACACGCCCCGGCTGATCGTGGAAGCACTCTCCACCGACCAGAACCTGTCTTGGCAGGCCCAAGGCGAACCCACGCTTGGTGCCCTCATTGAGGCAATTCTGACCTGCCACCCGGAAATACATACGCTTGCCGTGGATCTGCCGGAAGGGGTGGATGGCACCCACTTTGCCGCTTGCGGCATGCTACTCCCCACAGAGAGCGGCTGGTTCTCAAAAGGCCAGGGCTTTTTCCAGCAACCAGCGCTCTGGCTCGGCCACGTCCCGCCTGCCTATCCCGATATTCCCGTGATGACCAATGGCATCTTGCATCCCATGCGCCCGCCAAAGCCGGTTGGGCCGGTCTATAGCCGCTTCATTCCGTGGCTGGACAAGGTGCTCGGTTTTCACGTCGCCTCACCTGAAGCGGATCTGCCACATTTCCACCGTTGGATGAACGATCCCCGCGTCGCCGCGATCTGGGAGGACAATGGCACGCTTTCCCAACATCGTGACTTTCTCGAAAACCGGCTTGCCGACCCCCGCACCTTGCCGCTGATCGGCACGTTCGACAACGTGCCTTTCGGCTATTTCGAGCTTTACTGGGCCAAGGAAGACCGGCTCGGCCCGCATTACGATGCTGATAGCCATGACCGGGGCTGGCATGTGGCAATCGGCGAGGATGCATTTCGCGGCAAACCCTATGTCAGCGCCTGGCTGCCCTCGCTGATGCACTACATGTTCCTCGCGGACCCGCGCACACGGCGCATCGTCGGCGAACCCATCCACCATCATCACCAGCAGATCCGCAATCTCGATCGCTCTGGCTTTGCCAAGATCAAGCATGTGCAGTTTTCCCATAAAAAGGCCCTGCTGGTCATGCTGCTGCGCGAACGTTTCTTTGCCGACCAGCTACTTTCGCCGGACCTGACTGGTCTGCTCGATAAGAATGGTCTTAACGTTCCAGGTTCCTTGGCGCGAGGCAGCCTGTAA